A stretch of DNA from Manihot esculenta cultivar AM560-2 chromosome 7, M.esculenta_v8, whole genome shotgun sequence:
GTTTATTgtcataatatttaatattattgtaattttatgaacaataaataataaaatttatattaattcataattaaaattagtttttttataataattttaaaattgccataataaaattttaacaattttattttttcatcttCTATTTCTTATatataacttttttaatttaaatatttcttatatataatttttttaatttaaatataagtaGGATAAAAACTttaactttatataaaatttaaaattatataactaattaaaattaaattatagataaaatataatttgaatttaaataaaaattaatttttaaataaattcaacttttaaaataacaaaaattttatattatttcttaacCAATCAAAATAGAGagcaattaataattattaaaattaagtaagaataatttagaaattctcattattttccttcttctcacatttatatatatatatatattataaattaataatttcacaataatattattaaaaatgattttaaaagaaaaaataattaattcataagataaataaaataaaatacataatgtacattatatataaaaaaaatacagagtattaagaaaaattaaattctatactaactttatttaataaattttttgtaaattattaagttttatttataaatttttaaaaaaattaaaaatatatacatataaaattataattttaatattctttaGATTTTATAATTTCGAAAATAAACccactaataataataaatataaattatgcaACATCATTTCAGAATTTGACCTATGAAttacttatatatatttaagataatatatattttatttctatattaaaaatataatattatatataaaaatttaatataaaattaacttaatcaatttttaatttattacttatatATAATAAACTAATTTATAACTATCTCATTTAtaataatagaaattaaaaaatataaataaaaaaataaataactaaaaaataaaaaatataatattatatatcgaATAGCGACATGTAACACATTTCTCATAGCGATTCATAACTCtttcttatattttatcatttcaggtaaattttttaatataatttatttataaatttaaaatactcaaattataaaataaatatatatatataataattgttatacggttatttatatataatagtatataatatataaatataaaaataataatagtaaaaattgatatatataaaaataataatagagttgatatgatatttaaaataaattattctaagTATAGAGATGGATTAATCTAATTTATAGATTATAAAGATTATATAAActtatcatattttataattaaatttaaatataaatttaattaaattaaatattaaataataaatttaatttttattttttaatcaatcataataaaagtaattataaaatttattaaataaaattttaatcgtaaaaatttctttttatgattaataatataattttaatttatatattattaatttttttataatataatatattttaaattcaaatgaagaataatctatttaatttaaagtttttaaacattaataaatttatatatcttattattttcttaattaatttttaaaattaatttaacaaataaaaaaattcattcttccaatttacataaattaaaaaaattagagataTTTAAGTgaaatcatttttaaattattaattcactaaaaaattaatgattttatatacttttttatttttatttttttatttcattaatatttttaatattcattaattaaatttataataatttaatttttaaaattttaatattaataataatttaatttctaagttaattttattaatttgtaattaattaataataaatttaataaaataattattttattaataaaataaaaatttaaaaactaaattatttactCTTAAAAGATGcaagactaaattataaattttaataaatatcagGAACTATACTgtaaatggttttttttttcatattactcTAAATAAAAAACTCGCCGCCCATCTCGCGCTCTAAAATGCCACGAGCACGGACCAACCACGTTACACTATCGCGAAAGTGGGACCCTTAGTCGGCGATCTTATAATTCGGAACATCGGGAAATCCACCGTCTCCCGCGATTTTGCCGAAACTAAAATAGTAAATACATCCTCCACCACACACGTGCCATAAGTTCAAAAGCCAGCAAATCAAATTTCACAGCGGCTGAGTCACCGACCCGTGACTTGATTAAAAGCTCAATCCTCGTCGTTCTATTGACCATTCACTCATTTCACCGGTTCCTTGGCCGTTTTTTCAGTTATATATGTAACAGAAATGAGCCAAACTCTCACTCCAGACTGAGCTATACAATcacaaataataaagaaaaggaAGCAAAACAGAGCTTCTTCTTGTAAAAATTCAAGAAAATGCCGGTTACCAGAATTGCAGTTGGGAATCCAGGAGAGGCCAGCGAGCCAGACGCTATCAGGGCGGCTCTGGCGGAGTTCTTCTCTATGATTATTTTCGTTTTCGCCGGTGAAGGATCCGGCATGGCTTTCAGTAAGATATTTATCAAGTTCTTCTATTTTCCGGTTTAGAAGAGAGGGTAGCGAGGGGATTTGCTCTTTTCTCTCAATTGAATTGGACTAACATCGGTGGATATTTTGGCAGGTAAGCTAACAAAAAATGGATCGGCAACGCCGGCGGGTTTAATAGCTGCATCACTGGCTCATGCATTTGCACTTTTTGTGGCTGTTTCCGTTGGTGCTAACATCTCTGGAGGCCACGTAAATCCTGCTGTTACTTTTGGTGCGTTTATTGGAGGAAACATCACCCTATTGAGAGGGATTTTGTACTGGATTGCTCAGTTGCTTGGATCTGTTGTCGCTTGCGTGCTTCTTAAATTCGCCACTGGTGGAATGGTATCAAACTTGTCCAGGAACTATTTGAAAAAAGTTAGCCATgggtttaattcaaaatttttatttctatgcCCTTGTTTGTTGCAGGAAACATCAGCATTTGCGTTATCATCCGGATTGTCCCCTTGGAATGCTGTTGTGTTTGAGATAGTAATGACCTTCGGCCTAGTCTACACTGTGTACGCCACTGCACTGGATCCCAAGAAGGGGAATGTGGGAATTGTTGCTCCTCTTGCAATTGGCTTCATTGTTGGTGCCAACATTTTGGTTGGTGGTGCTTTTGATGGTGCATCCATGAACCCAGCAGTCTCTTTTGGCCCTGCTGTTGTAAGCTGGACATGGACTAGTCACTGGGTCTATTGGGTCGGTCCATTGATTGGTGCTGCCATTGCAGCCCTTGTCTATGATACCGTCTTTGTTGGTGAAAATGCACATGAACCACTTTCCACCAATgatttttaagatttaaatcCCCTTTGATCAGGATAGAAATTaaattcctcttttttttttttttttagatttgagGAGCAATAAAAAGTTTTGATTTTTCCTGTAGTTTGGTTGTTGTTAGGTGTTCACTATCGTTGTTTCCACAAATGTCAGACCTTCTTTAGTTGTTCTTACATGTTGAATCAATGAagcaattttgtttataacttGCATCTCTACTCAAGTCACCTGAGCATAGAAACTTGGAAAATATGATACGTTTTACAATATCTGATggttaaataaatgaaatcaaAAGCTTCACATGTTTACATTTACAACCAAGAAGTCTCACATTACAAAAATGATCACTGTTCTTTCAACCTCCTTGCGCGAAGTAAGCACATCAGTTAACCTGTTGAGAAAGAAGAACTAGAAGCCCTTGCGGGCAGCTCGGTATTTCGTTTAGGAAACTTATCAACCCAAACCAGACCATTAGAGTAACATCCACTCCTCCAACTGGTGGAATCAACTTCCGGGTTCGACTGAGAACTGGTTCTGTGGCagcataagctattacatatGGAAATTTCCCGACAGGAAGCTTTGGATACCAGGACATTACTATTCTCAGAATAAATAGGAAGCCAAATGCTAAGAGAAATGGCCCCAGAATACCAATTGCTAGCTTTGCTATAGTAGGGTCTAAATCTGCCATTGTCAAATTCTGAATGAGCATTGAGGTAACTTCAGATGCTTTCGCTATATTGCGATTCATGCATCTGACATCCTCAGCAGTGCTTAATGGCATATCTGAAATGGTTGCACACATTGGCAACGGTTGAATATCCACTGCAGAGAAACGGATGCTAGAGCGTGACGCTTGATGACCCTCATTTGGATTTCCATTAGTAGGATACTTGAACCTTTCCTGCCGAAATAAAGACAGTTAAAGACATGGAAGACAGTGAGTCTAGAATTCTATAAATCCCTAAATAAAATGCATGATATTTGAGATATGGgttcttcttcctccttttgttaattttttttcccttgtCTGTTTTTTTATCTCCTAAAATCATGCAATGAAGTTATTTATACAGCACAAAACAGCCAAAATGAAAGATTTGACATTGCAGTATATACATATTAAGCATATTTGTTAAGTATGCTAAGGATATACAAGGGCAGAACTGAGACATAAAAGATTTTGAGATAATCAAAAAATGACTGGACTAGAGGAAACTGAGCTTATAAAATTGAAGAAATATTCCATTATTAACAACGACAACCACAATAAGATTCCACACCAGCTAAGTTGAAGGTGCTTACAGAAATCTTGAATTTGTGTTTCTTGTATATCAAAGGCCTCCAAACTAGAAAAAACCCAAAAATGAAGTTAAAAATCTATGAAAATAAACTGGAAAAACAGCCACCGTGAGGAAATTTGATATATTCCTCAGAAATACCCTTCTCAAACGGGTGAGTGTTGAGGAGGAACGAACTCATTGCCATAGTGGGCAGAAGGAGTGTCATCCGTTTGACGAAGCTCTGGTTCTATCTATTTCTATTAGCTGGTAAAACGGCTCCGTTTCCCAGTTCATATAAATggtcataattttaattaatattttatggtGTAAAGCAGAATCAGAGAGTAGCAAAGTCGGAATCTTTAGCCGCGAGCCAGCAACGGTATCTGGTCGGCCAAGAACTCGCGGCTTCAGGAGCTTCTAGAGGAAATAAAACATAGGTCtacataacaacatattttatcttaaaaatataaagttatttttcttaaaataatttaatttttttattaaaaaaatatttttattattaatttttttaatattccttaataatttattgaatcaattcAAGACTTTACATATTTAGCTAACGtgatccttttttattttttaaaggatCTTCATTTGTAAATTTCCATACAAGTGCCGCAGATTGATTGTCTGTTTCCTGAACTGCAGCAGGAAGATATCAGATGAAGAAGCAATCTCCTCTTCCTTTTAATTCCATGAACAAATTGTGAAATGGTTTGAGAATGTTTTCAAAATTTTGCCAGGGCCTTCAGAATCCTTAAAGCCAATCTACGGTAGAAAGCTCCATCAATACTCTCTCAAAATGAAGACCGAAGAGcatgtttttaaataaaaataattatttaattatttataccattaaaaattaataaaattactttattatattaataatttttataagaagATGGCATAATGAAAACTCAAATCTATACCTCTAAATGAATTAGATatatttttaactatttattaatttaatttcatatattattaattttttaaaaaattattctaaatattagtataatttaaaaaaaaatagttgatTAGCATTATGCATAaagaataatttagaaaaaatatttaaaaaaaattaatgattttattttaaaaatttttaaaattaaattatattaaatattattttaaattattttttaatatttcataactaatatatttaataaaattatttttttaatgataagtttAAAAGTAATGCTAAACAGTAAGAATATTCTAACAGATTTAAAAAAAgttgattaataataattttagtgaaaataagatctaaaataaattgattttataaaattattgataaaaatgcaaaaaataataatataaataataatttttaaatatatttaataactaaaaaaataattttataagttttcaACTATACAAATAATGTTAAAAGTGTATTTAGTcaaatattaagaaataaaatttaattagtaaaaagtaaaaatataagaagggattacaacaataaaagtatataatttttttaatgattaattttaaattttattaacgtaACATGTTAACGTAGCGATTGATATAGCAATTCTAATAGTTTTTAATGGAATATGTAACGGTTAATACatttaaaataactttaaaagtttaaattttaattaaaaaaaatatagagtgtaattataataaaataaaaatataaattctttttaagattaacttttatgattatataatttattttaatttatttcatataatataatgtttttaaatgtttatgtCTCATATTcatattcttatattttctatttaaaaattaacaagTCTGATATAAGAATAATTATGTATCCATTTGTGACACGTGTGTCTGAGTCCAAACATAGCTTCTATTCCTTGAGATGAGAGCAGTGTGTTTCTGCGCGTTTGCATGCGTGATTCTTTTTTTAGTTTTCAAATTTGTGTGTTTCTTGACAGGTTATGACTAAATTCAGCTCAAGCAGAAATGTTGATTGACAGAATCATCTTCTGAGAAAACAAGACAGCAACAACACAAAGTGAAGAATATTTACAAAAACTATTACACAGATGAAGACAAGATATGAATACTAAatcatatgatatgttatctagatgcctattttttcattatttagaaGTGAGTCGGTAATTGAACATCGTTTAGTAACATACTCCGTAGactaatcttttaaaatttcatatcgattataaataaatgtgtataaatttatataccattaaaaaattttatcaaaattgtcATGATTTTAACTTTGCATCCAGTTATGGCAGTCAGTGTATCCTAACtctaacaaaaagaaaaaaaaaaatttcattgctTATAGGTTATAGCTCCAGCTTGGTTTTGTCCTGGTTTGCCAATAGGAAGTTTGAAAACTAGAAAACTGCCAAATTGGTTTCCCTGATTTGGGTTTCATGGTTTCACGGAGTTGGCCTTTATTTTAACAAAAATGGAAGAAATTTTATGTCTCTCACATTGGTCCGTGAACTGATAGAGACAATGTGCTTGGACTTGTTAGGATTTTGACCCTAAACTAATGACCAAATGTCTCAGGAATTTGCAAATAACGCCTATCATTCAATTACGTCAATAAATCAATAAGTTTTCCTGTTTGTTTTATAGAAAATGATTTCTACGAAAATATTTGTCTCATGCTCAAGAAAATTTGTCAATAAAAAGAATATCTTTTTTGAAAATTAgagttatttttaagaaaaatgaaaaagaaagttattttttaataatttagattTGAATTTCCTTTAGATCAAACCTATGGAGGATGATGATGATTCATGTGATTTCAAATAGTTTCCATTTTTTGTTTGTGAGTACTTATCTCTACTCTACCCATATTCTATGCCCTTTTTAAGACAGCAGTTCCCATGATTTTCCTCCAAGCTGTTCCCTCCATTACAGCAAGCTCTCTATTCTTGTCTCTGTCTGCTCAAACTTCTATGCTTCTATTACTCATAACCATTGAAAATATCACTATTTAAGGCTTTCTTGATTTATTGAGCATTATCTCCAATTTTCTTCTAATCCCTGTAATTATCTTCAAGCTTTATTCTCATGGCTAGCAATTCCAAAGCTGCAACAGAAGCATTGATGCCAAAGAAGCATCAGGATGCAGAAGCCAGCCCTGGAACCACAAAGAAACAGATCCAATCGCAAGCAAAAGCTGAGAAAAAGGTTCCTGTTGTTTATTACCTGTCTCAAAATGGAAAGATTGAGCATCCCCATTTTGTGGAAGTACCTCTATCTTCTCCTCAAGGACTTTATCTAAGAGGTAActcatagaaattaaaaaaatttatttaattcttatattatatGAAAACTCTTTAgttgatttttcaattttaaaaaaatatattataaaaactcGACTGGTCAGTTCCATTGATTTTAATCCTTAATACGAATGGActaattaatagaatttttataaatatgaaagactaattaatgagttttttaaaattatatagactaaataattaaaattaataaagagactaattaatagacttatataaaatattaggaacatttttatgtattttttaaaattaaaaaattaactaataaattttttataatataagaactaaataataattttctcgcAATTTTTCTGAGAGGGTTGCAATCTCAAGATCTCTTTAGCATCATAGTGTTCTTATAATCTTTAACCTTGTTTTCAGATGTGGTAAAGACGCTAAACCTTCTCAGAGGTCAAGGCATGGGTAGTATGTTCTCTTGGGCTTCGAAAAGGTAAACCCTCCGTTTGAAATGGATAATTtagcaaaaatttaatttaatgaaattcttccctaattttataaaaatttatttgaattcttttcatTCGAGATAATGGGAAAAATAATCATTAGGCTTCAATATTGTGAGATTTTTGCTTTTTGGTCTTCATTTTCTGAGCAATTAAGGTATGCTTGTAATGTAATCTTGATCAATTATGCGTTCAGGAGCTACAAGAACATTTTTTTATGGCAAGACTTGTTAGATGATGACTTAATATACCCTTGTCAAGGCCAAGATTACATTCTCAAAGGATCACTACTCTTAGAAACTTCTCTAAGTTTTCGATCCAACGACTCGATATCATCATCAACCTCGAGACGTTCCTCGGAGATGAACTCCTCTAGCATTGAGGACTCTAATTCTCCGGTCAGTAGAAGGAAAAAACATTCATGTTCAGTTGATGTCAATGATGAACACAGAATTTACAAGGCCAAAACCTCAGGAGAACTTACCAGAAATGGCTCTAATGTGTCAACACAAACTGATGATAATCAAATAATAGAAATGGAAGCTGAAGGACTGAGTACAAAGTCTAGTTCGAAAGCTTCTGGGAACTTGGAAAGTTCTGCAGAGGCTTATAGGTCAAGAAAAATTAGAAACCAGAAAGTTGGGAGAGATCATGACAATCTGAAAATGAACGAAAGGAAGCTTGTGATGAAGTTGATTGGATGTGGATGTGGATCAAAGAGGTTCAAAGATTTTCAGCAGATGGAAAACAAGTATTGCTGATGAACAAGACTCAAAAGTTTTTGAGCATGCTGAGtgaagtttttaaaatttatctaacCTTGAAAATAAGCCTTAAATGTTGTGATGTGATACTTGATTCTTCGTATACGTGTAccggaaaaatataaaaaagtacccgtaatttcataaattttcaattttagaatacataatttatttcgagatttataatttaattttataaaaaaataaaattaatcttaACATTCCTATACATAtatcttgtttttttttaaatagagatcGAAGGAATAGAAtataaaatctctcaaatttattcggATGCAAAATAGAGATCGAAGGAATAGAAtataaaatctctcaaatttattcggacacacttaccaccagattaaaACAGTAAATGACGTATACATATATCTTCTCATTTTCATACCTTTATTaatcattttacttttatttatatatttataaaagttaatttttttaattttttttatttaaattagccCATATTTCTATTGGAAACtcaatttaactaaaaaattaaaatttcttgaTTTAGCCTAAGTATAATTCTTTaggttaaattgaatttaaattaagatttttgAATTTATGtagataaaaaattgaaaaaatgagTAAATTAAACTTCTTCCATGGTTAAATTAAGTATTATGGCTCATGTATAAttgtatatattataaaaaaatacataaaaaaataaaataaaatttccgaCTGGTTTATTAAAATGGGTGCTGTATTATTCTCGGTCAAGATCCAAACCCAACACCGGATCCGGATCCGGATCCGGATCATTTACTGCAATCGTAGAAAACTGATGGACCGTAGCCGGACGGAGGGAATATATCCCCCACAATCCTTCAGGCACAGAAGCATACATTTTAATCTTCTATTCAAAAACTAATCACCTGGAAAATCTATAGGGTTATGGAAGCGAAGCAACTACTCAAGGACAAGAAGTTCTGGTTTGCTTCTTTCATCATTGCCTGGGCTGCTGCTCTACAGGTAACCTATAGATTAACTGATCAAGCTCAGTTTCATAGATTGGAACTTTAGATATTCTATGTGTTCTATTAGCTTCCATGATAatctttttttgatattttctttCATCTTCCTTTGGGTTTTGAAGGGGCATATGATGTGGTTACAGAGACAGGACTCCTTCAAGCAGAAGTTTGCGACTCTGAACAACCAAGGCGATGATGATAGTGAAAACAATTCCCGAGAGTGACCCACGTAAGCTTCACGGTTCAAAACTTTGGCAAAGGAGTGAAATCCGAAATTGTACTAGTGAAGAAACTAATTCAGAATTCAGACCTCTGTATGTAAATAAAATGCAattcttgaatttcaaattattgtTGAAACTTGCTTGAACATGAATAACTATTTTGATTCATAATGGTATCTGTTTTTGCATTAATACTTTTTGGCTTGATAATCTGACTGTTAAAGGAAACCGATATTATATGTTGAGTACTTCATTTTAATTCTGCATATGTAATATGTGCTGTTTGGATCAATAAGCTACTGTGGAAGAATAATATATCAGTTGCTGAAGGTGGGGAAAATGGTTGAGAAGATGTGATGCTGAAGGTGGTTAGTTTGTTTGATTTCCTGTTAAGAGCATGTGTAGTTAATTTGTTGGGTGATTAGCTAATTGAGAATTCTCTTTTAATAGCTGATCTGTAAACGTGTTTGTTTTTTTGAAcaattgtaataataaaattccATTGCTCTCACTTTCTTCCTCTCCTTCTTCCTTCCCTATCCTTCTTCTTGCTCTACTGGAACCCATTTCTCTTTAACATCCTATAATCTGATTTCTTGAAAAATCAGTTCCAATGGATTCGTATCAGAACAGTACAGTCGTAGGGACTGCCTCCGCATTCTTTCTTGTTTTCTCTGTTCCCTCTGttcctctctttctttctcttctttcctcttgTCCTCGTAATCTGTTCTTTTCACTCCTTACTTTTCTCTACTTTCTTTTTCATTTCGTTCTCCATTCATTCTCTTCAATATCTTGATTGCACTCCTTTTCTAAATTCTACTTCTTATCTGCTATAAGAAAGTATGGAGGATGATGTAAGATACATGAATCTTGAGAAACTTAAAAATCTCAGCATCTAAAGTCAAtcctatgatgatgatgtgaagaACCAAAGAGTTTTTAGAAGGAATTAAGAAGTCACTGAGCCATGGATTATGGTTCTCTTTCAATCATAAAAACTTTTCATAATTGATGAGAGAAGCGATAAAGTTCCTTTCATGTGTCAATAAATGTATGTACTTGGACATAGTTGTGACAGAGCACAATTGTTGCTTACCCTTACCCTTATAGATAGTATTGAAGATAATGATAACCTGCAGATCCAAGATAAGTTTATGGGGATTGCACTTGGTGTTATTGTgacaaggaagaaaaagaagacaTGCAGATGTTGAgtggttgaattttttttatttcagagAAATTCTGTGGATTTGAGGATTGTAGCTTGCAATTGAACTAGTTGGAGCTCTATTTAGTGGATTTGGTGAGCTTTTGGCCTGTAGCAATCTGCTAAAAAATATCGAACAAGAAGTCGGGTTATTTGTTTAATTCCTAATTTGGCCAATAAATCAGAAATTGAATAAAAGTTGAAAGTTGATACAACTTTGTGCTGCTGATATTGTTGATTGGGTTTTAGAGATATCATTTGAGGTTTTGTGAAGGAATAGTGGAGTACCAACATGTTGCAATTCAGGCTGATCACctgaaggaaaaagaagaattgGATAAAATTGAGGAATCATACTTTGAAAAGGCTGACCTCATGGAATTTTGAATCAGGAGGGTGTTACAATTCTGTTGACAACTAAGAATTTACTAGTGAATTTAGCATTGAACCCACCAGCCATT
This window harbors:
- the LOC110619109 gene encoding aquaporin TIP1-3; this encodes MPVTRIAVGNPGEASEPDAIRAALAEFFSMIIFVFAGEGSGMAFSKLTKNGSATPAGLIAASLAHAFALFVAVSVGANISGGHVNPAVTFGAFIGGNITLLRGILYWIAQLLGSVVACVLLKFATGGMETSAFALSSGLSPWNAVVFEIVMTFGLVYTVYATALDPKKGNVGIVAPLAIGFIVGANILVGGAFDGASMNPAVSFGPAVVSWTWTSHWVYWVGPLIGAAIAALVYDTVFVGENAHEPLSTNDF
- the LOC110618393 gene encoding protein SOSEKI 5, which gives rise to MASNSKAATEALMPKKHQDAEASPGTTKKQIQSQAKAEKKVPVVYYLSQNGKIEHPHFVEVPLSSPQGLYLRDVVKTLNLLRGQGMGSMFSWASKRSYKNIFLWQDLLDDDLIYPCQGQDYILKGSLLLETSLSFRSNDSISSSTSRRSSEMNSSSIEDSNSPVSRRKKHSCSVDVNDEHRIYKAKTSGELTRNGSNVSTQTDDNQIIEMEAEGLSTKSSSKASGNLESSAEAYRSRKIRNQKVGRDHDNLKMNERKLVMKLIGCGCGSKRFKDFQQMENKYC